Proteins found in one Cardiocondyla obscurior isolate alpha-2009 linkage group LG03, Cobs3.1, whole genome shotgun sequence genomic segment:
- the Atg8a gene encoding gamma-aminobutyric acid receptor-associated protein, giving the protein MKFQYKEEHPFEKRKAEGEKIRRKYPDRVPVIVEKAPKAKISDLDKQKYLVPSDLTVGQFYFLIRKRIHLRPEDALFFFVNNIIPPTSATMGSLYAEHHEEDFFLYIAYSDENVYGH; this is encoded by the exons ATGAAGTTCCAGTACAAGGAGGAGCACCCTTTCGAGAAGAGGAAGGCCGAGGGCGAGAAGATCCGACGGAAATATCCGGATCGAGTGCCC GTAATAGTTGAGAAGGCGCCTAAGGCAAAAATCAGTGACTTGGACAAGCAAAAGTACTTGGTACCTTCTGATTTGACCGTCGgtcaattttactttttaattcgtaagAGAATTCACTTACGTCCCGAAGATGCCCTGTTCTTCTTTGTTAACAACATCATTCCGCCAACAAGCGCCACCATGGGTTCTCTTTATGCG GAACATCATGAAGAGGATTTCTTCCTATATATAGCATATAGCGATGAAAACGTATACGGCCACTAA
- the Amt gene encoding putative ammonium transporter 3, whose protein sequence is MELVKNDTNVTIDRYISSLYNLTQEDSNWIVTSSFMIFTMQTGFGMLESGCVSVKNEVNIMMKNVVDIVLGGLTYWMFGFGFSFGLDKQPNNPLLGMGGIFVDPPVDDEYMGAICAAFLFQLSFATTSTTIVSGAMAERCNFKAYCLFSFLNTIVYCVPAGWVWGDHGFLNHMGAVDIAGSGVVHLVGGVSALACAIMLGPRVGRYDNGIEPLPLGCPVNAIMGLFVLWWGWLAFNSGSTYGVTGDQWKYAARAAVATMIASMGGGLVGLGFSLTNPNGIDILSQINGVLGALVAVTGGCFLYRGWESMIVGMVGGFITCAAMPALDKIHIDDPVGAAATHGASGIWGIVAIGLFADNPYPLDTTSGRKGLFKGGGWYLLGVQSLTALCLTAWSFISSVILLWIINKIIPIRMSVYEEILGADLVEHRIRHSQIGVSRAMSALRPFSMEKQLRNVPPVGMNPGHDSYIAQHKKKKVATLTKGEKRQSSKMLVAKNSQIRTIADSSAMTTEAKPQFAWIN, encoded by the exons ATGGAACTGGTGAAAAATGATACAAATGTTACTATTGATAGGTATATTAGTTCATTGTACAATCTTACGCAAGAAGATAGCAACTGGATCGTTACGAGCTCCTTTATGATTTTTACAATGCAGACAG GTTTCGGAATGTTAGAGTCTGGCTGTGTATCTGTAAAAAACGAAGTCAATATCATGATGAAAAATGTAGTCGATATAGTTCTTGGAGGTCTAACTTATTGGATGTTCGGATTTGGATTTAGTTTTGGTTTAGACAAACAACCCAACAATCCTTTACTCGGTATGGGAGGTATATTTGTCGATCCTCCCGTCGATGATGAATATATGGGTGCCATTTGCGCtgcgtttttatttcaattgaGCTTTGCTACCACTTCTACGACTATCGTTAGTGGTGCTATGGCAGAACG ttgtaACTTTAAGGCGTATTGTTTGTTCTCGTTTCTGAACACTATCGTGTACTGCGTGCCAGCCGGGTGGGTATGGGGTGACCATGGTTTTCTGAATCACATGGGGGCCGTTGATATTGCCGGCTCAGGCGTGGTGCATCTTGTTGGCGGTGTTTCAG ctTTAGCTTGCGCTATCATGCTCGGTCCCAGAGTAGGTAGATACGACAACGGCATCGAACCTTTACCTCTTGGATGTCCAGTCAATGCTATTATGGGACTGTTTGTACtatg GTGGGGCTGGTTAGCATTTAACAGTGGTAGTACTTACGGAGTAACCGGTGATCAGTGGAAGTACGCCGCTCGAGCAGCTGTTGCTACGATGATAGCCAGTATGGGCGGAGGTCTGGTCGGCTTAGGATTCAGCTTAACTAATCCGAATGGAATTGATATTCTTAGTCAAATAAACGGTGTTCTTGGGGCACTGGTAGCAGTTACTG GTGGATGTTTCCTCTATAGAGGATGGGAATCGATGATTGTCGGAATGGTAGGTGGTTTTATCACGTGTGCGGCAATGCCAGCATTAGACAAAATTCACATAGATGATCCTGTTGGAGCAGCTGCCACTCAcg GCGCAAGTGGTATTTGGGGAATTGTTGCCATCGGCTTATTTGCCGATAATCCATACCCGCTTGATACTACAAGTGGCAGGAAAGGTCTATTTAAAG GAGGCGGCTGGTACTTGTTAGGAGTGCAAAGTTTGACTGCACTTTGTTTAACGGCTTGGAGTTTTATTAGTTCTGTTATACTGTTATGG ataataaataaaataatacctaTTAGAATGTCAGTCTACGAAGAAATACTTGGAGCAGATCTTGTGGAGCATAGAATACGCCATTCACAA ATAGGTGTAAGTCGTGCCATGTCAGCGCTTCGGCCGTTTTCTATGGAAAAGCAACTGAGAAACGTACCTCCCGTAGGAATGAATCCAG GTCACGATTCATATATTGCTCAgcataaaaagaagaaagtggCAACTTTAACAAAAGGCGAGAAACGTCAATCATCAAAAATGCTGGTGGCGAAAAATTCTCAAATCAGAACGATCGCAGACTCTTCGGCAATGACTACGGAAGCAAAACCGCAATTTGCTtggataaattaa
- the Orc4 gene encoding origin recognition complex subunit 4 isoform X2 gives MSKKKNMAIDFQDNMILLTRKYLKRKIMCPETKFRHHVNERLHVLDLVKRTIEIGESNSVLLVGPRGSGKSTLVNSVLKELSALKSFKDNALIVNLHGLVHTDDRLALKDLTRQMQLENVVGDKVFGTFAENLTFLLDCLKSGDKNHSKPVIFVLDEFDLFCGHHNQTLLYNLFDVAQSAQVPICVLGISCRLDVMELLEKRVKSRFSHRQIFLFPGDTSSSEQPMSAFDDRLELFRDLLSLPDDENVNKVEQQYDDCTIDPQFGSMWNDYIKSLISNVTMVNLLKRMYHIDVSERSFRNFLAVAVSTLSEKHQKLEVNDFVEASKIFSEDDKLLILEGLSILEMCLIIAMKHETEIYDGEPLNFEAIYNRYMKFANQNSSLQSVQKPVIMKAFEHIKE, from the exons atgagtaaaaagaaaaacatggCAATTGATTTCCAAGATAACATGATACTGCTCACCCGAAAGTACTTGAAGCGTAAAATAATGTGCCCCGAAACAAAGTTCAGGCATCACGTTAACGAACGTCTGCATGTGCTGGATTTAGTGAAACGTACCATTGAAATAGGCGAGAGCAATTCTGTCTTATTAGTCGGACCAAGAGGCAGCGGAAAATCAACG cTTGTGAATAGTGTTTTAAAGGAGTTATCTgctttaaaaagttttaaggaTAATGCATTAATAGTGAATCTTCATGGATTAGTACATACTGATGATCGTTTGGCGCTGAAAGACTTAACTCGTCAGATGCAGTTAGAAAACGTTGTCGGCGACAAGGTATTTGGTACCTTTGcggaaaatttaacttttcttttagatTGCCTGAAATCTGGTGATAAAAACCACTCCAAGCCAGTTATTTTCGTGCTTGACGAATTTGATTTGTTTTGCGGACATCATAATCAGACGTTGTTGTACAATCTTTTTGATGTTGCTCAATCAGCACAG GTGCCGATATGTGTGCTAGGTATAAGCTGTAGATTAGACGTCATGGAATTGCTCGAGAAGAGGGTCAAGTCGAGATTCTCTCAtcgtcaaatatttttatttcctggCGATACATCATCCTCAGAACAGCCTATGTCCGCATTTGACGATCGCTTGGAACTCTTTCGAGATCTTCTCAGCTTACCCGACGATGAGAATGTAAATAAAGTGGAACAGCAATACGACGATTGCACAATAGATCCGCAATTTGGTTCTATGTGGAATGATTACATTAAGAGTTTAATTTCGAATGTCACAATGGTGAATTTACTCAAGAGAATGTATCATATTGATGTGAGCGAGAGGAGCTTTAGAAATTTTCTCGCAGTAGCTGTTTCAACGTTATCGGAGAAACATCAGAAATTAGAAGTAAACGATTTTGTGGAagcaagtaaaatattttcggaagatgataaattgttaatactCGAAGGATTATCCATTTTAGAGATGTGTTtg ATAATAGCAATGAAACATGAAACGGAAATTTACGATGGCGAGCCATTGAATTTTGAGGCGATATACAATCGCTACATGAAGTTCGCAAATCAGAATTCTTCTCTTCAATCTGTGCAGAAGCCGGTTATCATGAAAGCTTTTGAGCATATCAAG gaatgA
- the Orc4 gene encoding origin recognition complex subunit 4 isoform X1: MSKKKNMAIDFQDNMILLTRKYLKRKIMCPETKFRHHVNERLHVLDLVKRTIEIGESNSVLLVGPRGSGKSTLVNSVLKELSALKSFKDNALIVNLHGLVHTDDRLALKDLTRQMQLENVVGDKVFGTFAENLTFLLDCLKSGDKNHSKPVIFVLDEFDLFCGHHNQTLLYNLFDVAQSAQVPICVLGISCRLDVMELLEKRVKSRFSHRQIFLFPGDTSSSEQPMSAFDDRLELFRDLLSLPDDENVNKVEQQYDDCTIDPQFGSMWNDYIKSLISNVTMVNLLKRMYHIDVSERSFRNFLAVAVSTLSEKHQKLEVNDFVEASKIFSEDDKLLILEGLSILEMCLIIAMKHETEIYDGEPLNFEAIYNRYMKFANQNSSLQSVQKPVIMKAFEHIKNLEILLPVGNTNTKFEKEYQYYKFTLTPQQVTEAVKNYSGLPTEVSQWALSSI; the protein is encoded by the exons atgagtaaaaagaaaaacatggCAATTGATTTCCAAGATAACATGATACTGCTCACCCGAAAGTACTTGAAGCGTAAAATAATGTGCCCCGAAACAAAGTTCAGGCATCACGTTAACGAACGTCTGCATGTGCTGGATTTAGTGAAACGTACCATTGAAATAGGCGAGAGCAATTCTGTCTTATTAGTCGGACCAAGAGGCAGCGGAAAATCAACG cTTGTGAATAGTGTTTTAAAGGAGTTATCTgctttaaaaagttttaaggaTAATGCATTAATAGTGAATCTTCATGGATTAGTACATACTGATGATCGTTTGGCGCTGAAAGACTTAACTCGTCAGATGCAGTTAGAAAACGTTGTCGGCGACAAGGTATTTGGTACCTTTGcggaaaatttaacttttcttttagatTGCCTGAAATCTGGTGATAAAAACCACTCCAAGCCAGTTATTTTCGTGCTTGACGAATTTGATTTGTTTTGCGGACATCATAATCAGACGTTGTTGTACAATCTTTTTGATGTTGCTCAATCAGCACAG GTGCCGATATGTGTGCTAGGTATAAGCTGTAGATTAGACGTCATGGAATTGCTCGAGAAGAGGGTCAAGTCGAGATTCTCTCAtcgtcaaatatttttatttcctggCGATACATCATCCTCAGAACAGCCTATGTCCGCATTTGACGATCGCTTGGAACTCTTTCGAGATCTTCTCAGCTTACCCGACGATGAGAATGTAAATAAAGTGGAACAGCAATACGACGATTGCACAATAGATCCGCAATTTGGTTCTATGTGGAATGATTACATTAAGAGTTTAATTTCGAATGTCACAATGGTGAATTTACTCAAGAGAATGTATCATATTGATGTGAGCGAGAGGAGCTTTAGAAATTTTCTCGCAGTAGCTGTTTCAACGTTATCGGAGAAACATCAGAAATTAGAAGTAAACGATTTTGTGGAagcaagtaaaatattttcggaagatgataaattgttaatactCGAAGGATTATCCATTTTAGAGATGTGTTtg ATAATAGCAATGAAACATGAAACGGAAATTTACGATGGCGAGCCATTGAATTTTGAGGCGATATACAATCGCTACATGAAGTTCGCAAATCAGAATTCTTCTCTTCAATCTGTGCAGAAGCCGGTTATCATGAAAGCTTTTGAGCATATCAAG AATTTAGAAATCTTATTGCCAGTTGGCAACACGAAtacaaaatttgaaaaagaatatcagtattataaatttacattaacacCGCAGCAAGTTACTGAGGctgtgaaaaattattctgGTCTTCCTACAGAAGTATCGCAGTGGGCGTTAAGCAGCATATAA
- the Mdlc gene encoding E3 ubiquitin-protein ligase RNF113A — protein MKEKPAQLNENVGEMGFTRVRLRLRLRVSVMSVFTLRTNMDDAVQEPEKKNCTFLFKRRKARSNATRKRKEADDSDDSSEDETMVIKKEKKRNDHNPMIQSTSIKKPREKVNYGQGDSSEDDSVTVSYKSNRTALPAGPSDQGATAILETETEKDRDAQALFEKAQKINEELEGKEDDKIYRGLNNYAQYYKKKDTAAGNASSGMVRKGPIRAPSNLRATVRWDYQPDICKDYKETGFCGFGDSCKFLHDRSDYKLGWQLEREAATGEYNNSGDEDDKKYEIDSDEDNLPFKCFICRDSFTDPVVTKCKHYFCEKCALEQYKKSTRCYICNVQTNGTFNPAKELIARTKMEDKKEDADVTNKDSDED, from the exons ATGAAGGAAAAGCCAGCCCAGTTGAACGAGAATGTCGGAGAAATGGGGTTTACGCGTGTTCGGCTCCGCTTGCGTTTACGAGTGTCAGTGATGTCAGTGTTTACGCTTCGAACAAACATGGATGACGCGGTTCAGGAgccagaaaagaaaaactgcaCCTTTCTATTTAAAAGACGTAAAGCACGGAGTAATGCCACGAGAAAGCGAAAGGAAGCCGACGACAGCGATG ATAGCAGCGAGGACGAAACTATGGTTattaaaaaggagaaaaagcgAAATGATCACAATCCCATGATACAAAGC ACAAGCATCAAGAAGCCTCGAGAGAAAGTTAATTATGGCCAAGGTGATAGTAGCGAGGACGATAGCGTGACCGTGTCGTATAAGAGCAATAGAACTGCTTTACCAGCTGGTCCGAGTGACCAAGGAGCAACAGCTATTCTTGAGACAGAAacagagaaagatagagatgCACAGGCACTTTTTGAGAAAGctcaaaaaataaacgag GAATTGGAAGGGAAAGAAGATGATAAGATTTATCGCGGCTTGAATAATTACGctcaatattataaaaagaaagataccGCGGCGGGAAATGCATCTAGTGGAATGGTACGAAAGGGACCAATTCGAGCTCCATCTAATCTTAGAGCAACAGTGAGATGGGATTATCAACCAGACATATGCAAGGATTATAAAGAAACCGGTTTTTGCGGTTTCGGAG ATAGCTGTAAATTTTTACACGATCGATCGGATTATAAGTTGGGATGGCAATTAGAAAGAGAAGCTGCTACTGGCGAATACAACAATAGTGGAGACGaagacgataaaaaatacgaGATCGACAGCGATGAGGATAACCTGCcgtttaaatgttttatttgcaGAGACAGCTTTACAGATCCAGTTGTTACTAA ATgcaaacattatttttgtgaaaaatgtGCGTTGgagcaatataaaaaaagcacCCGATGTTATATCTGCAATGTTCAAACTAATGGCACCTTTAATCCAGCAAAAGAACTTATAGCACGAACTAAAATGGAAGATAAGAAAGAAGATGCAGATGTAACAAACAAAGATTCTGATGAAGATTAA
- the LOC139101368 gene encoding synaptic vesicle glycoprotein 2B isoform X1: MPSSEEESQWLVGSGGGLAPSSGNAMKTAAGERGANTRSGLYTEEMTTQPANVATAGVNAASADSAEHDLIDSTADATLLAQFHEDAIKQAGVGYFQIFAAFCTGLSLAADTVEIFVVPYILPSAEVELCIEDNEKGWLGNITFVGLALGGLFWGGLGDRLGRRRSLLSAMSVHALFSGVATFMPTYGTFMTARFCSAIGVGGALPLAFVYLAECCPQLSRGRWIGILVAACALGGVYAALLAWAVVPTTGEMVVLENKEHFSAWHRFLLLCCLPALCSTIGLIFLPESPRYLIEAGRDVEAMMVYQRIYKKNNARKGATGTQYQLSELELPSKRPRGLAPPSPSNHTSVLADIIYSIEMFWNSFLELFAMPHLRVTLILLVIWTAASFSLYGLMIWCPEYLKLLRAMEYEAHTKCYDKEEYNGTTFTGSWENRQYKNSTFLNCKFTKMVFSHVDFDNCTFQAVEFSSIKSSKTHFRDSIIVYSKFVDTDLSAQVFTRCKLENNTELSLSGSCPTLDLDYNIYIEEALHAHLVAQLAFVPAAALTGLALTVLQRPKLIGLSLFLSSVAALCLILIRQNSSAVLGFDGGFTAVFAVGWTSLTLVTVESFPTHLRCTGFGLVTAAMRIAGLLGTTTYQTLVGTPLIAPALLTALALLIASIITFKLPHTHTVFL; this comes from the exons ATGCCCTCATCGGAGGAGGAAAGCCAGTGGCTCGTTGGCAGCGGGGGCGGCCTCGCACCCTCCAGCGGCAACGCCATGAAAACGGCCGCCGGAGAACGCGGCGCGAACACTAGGTCCGGCCTTTACACCGAGGAGATGACGACGCAGCCGGCGAACGTCGCCACGGCCGGCGTCAACGCGGCCTCAGCCGATTCCGCGGAGCACGACCTCATCGACTCCACCGCGGACGCGACCCTCCTGGCGCAGTTTCACGAGGACGCCATCAAGCAG GCTGGTGTTGGTTATTTCCAAATATTTGCTGCTTTCTGCACGGGTTTGAGTCTAGCAGCTGACACTGTTGAAATTTTTGTTGTACCTTATATACTGCCGAGTGCAGAGGTTGAGCTTTGCATCGAAGACAATGAGAAGGGATGGCTTG gaAACATTACTTTTGTCGGCCTTGCATTGGGTGGATTATTCTGGGGTGGTCTTGGTGACAGATTAGGAAGACGCCGGTCTCTCCTGTCAGCCATGTCAGTGCACGCTCTGTTCAGTGGAGTTGCAACATTCATGCCTACTTATGGCACTTTTATGACAGCTAGATTTTGCTCAGCTATCGg AGTGGGAGGAGCTTTACCACTAGCATTCGTCTATCTCGCAGAATGTTGCCCACAGTTGAGCCGAGGTCGCTGGATAGGTATTCTCGTGGCAGCGTGTGCACTCGGCGGTGTTTACGCAGCACTCTTGGCTTGGGCAGTAGTACCTACAACAGGCGAAATGGTTGTTCTGGAGAATAAAGAACATTTCAGCGCTTGGCACCGTTTCTTGTTGTTATGTTGTCTACCGGCGTTGTGCTCTACAATCGGTCTTATCTTTCTCCCAGAAAGCCCAAGGTATCTCATAGAAGCTGGTCGGGATGTGGAAGCAATGATGGTTTATCAg aggatatataagaaaaataatgctcGGAAAGGTGCAACAGGTACCCAGTATCAGCTCTCTGAACTTGAACTTCCGAGTAAAAGACCTCGTGGTTTGGCACCACCGTCTCCTAGCAATCATACTAGTGTTTTGGCGGACATAATATATTCGATCGAAATG ttCTGGAATTCCTTTTTGGAATTATTTGCAATGCCTCATTTACGTGTAACTTTGATACTGTTGGTTATCTGGACCGCTGCTTCATTTAg TCTTTACGGTCTTATGATATGGTGTcctgaatatttaaaacttttgcGAGCAATGGAATACGAAGCTCATACTAAATGTTATGATAAAGAAGAATACAATGGTACAACATTTACTGGTTCTTGGGAAAATCGACAGTACaaaaattctacatttttGAACTGCAA atTTACTAAAATGGTATTCAGCCACGTCGATTTTGACAATTGTACCTTTCAAGCGGTAGAATTCAGTAGCATTAAATCTAGTAAAACCCACTTTAGAGACAGTATTATTGTATATTCGAA ATTTGTTGACACAGACTTATCTGCACAAGTTTTCACCAGATGTAAATTGGAGAATAATACGGAGTTAAGTTTAAGTGGATCTTGTCCAACTCTCGATCTCgattataacatttatattgaAGAAGCGTTGCATGCTCATCTTGTTGCTCAATTGGCTTTCGTGCCTGCTGCTGCGTTGACAGGTTTAGCACTTACTGTTCTCCAACGGCCAAAATTAATTG gtctctcactttttctttcttccgttGCCGCGTTATGTTTGATATTGATTCGTCAAAACAGTTCGGCAGTTCTTGGTTTTGACGGTGGTTTTACAGCTGTTTTCGCCGTTGGATGGACATCATTAACTTTGGTGACAGTAGAGAGCTTCCCCACACACTTAAG
- the LOC139101368 gene encoding synaptic vesicle glycoprotein 2B isoform X2 — MDHVLDDSIVKAKYIPRQVPGYLKDFPAGVGYFQIFAAFCTGLSLAADTVEIFVVPYILPSAEVELCIEDNEKGWLGNITFVGLALGGLFWGGLGDRLGRRRSLLSAMSVHALFSGVATFMPTYGTFMTARFCSAIGVGGALPLAFVYLAECCPQLSRGRWIGILVAACALGGVYAALLAWAVVPTTGEMVVLENKEHFSAWHRFLLLCCLPALCSTIGLIFLPESPRYLIEAGRDVEAMMVYQRIYKKNNARKGATGTQYQLSELELPSKRPRGLAPPSPSNHTSVLADIIYSIEMFWNSFLELFAMPHLRVTLILLVIWTAASFSLYGLMIWCPEYLKLLRAMEYEAHTKCYDKEEYNGTTFTGSWENRQYKNSTFLNCKFTKMVFSHVDFDNCTFQAVEFSSIKSSKTHFRDSIIVYSKFVDTDLSAQVFTRCKLENNTELSLSGSCPTLDLDYNIYIEEALHAHLVAQLAFVPAAALTGLALTVLQRPKLIGLSLFLSSVAALCLILIRQNSSAVLGFDGGFTAVFAVGWTSLTLVTVESFPTHLRCTGFGLVTAAMRIAGLLGTTTYQTLVGTPLIAPALLTALALLIASIITFKLPHTHTVFL, encoded by the exons ATGGACCATGTCCTGGACGACTCGATCGTCAAGGCAAAATATATCCCACGCCAAGTACCGGGTTATTTGAAGGATTTTCCA GCTGGTGTTGGTTATTTCCAAATATTTGCTGCTTTCTGCACGGGTTTGAGTCTAGCAGCTGACACTGTTGAAATTTTTGTTGTACCTTATATACTGCCGAGTGCAGAGGTTGAGCTTTGCATCGAAGACAATGAGAAGGGATGGCTTG gaAACATTACTTTTGTCGGCCTTGCATTGGGTGGATTATTCTGGGGTGGTCTTGGTGACAGATTAGGAAGACGCCGGTCTCTCCTGTCAGCCATGTCAGTGCACGCTCTGTTCAGTGGAGTTGCAACATTCATGCCTACTTATGGCACTTTTATGACAGCTAGATTTTGCTCAGCTATCGg AGTGGGAGGAGCTTTACCACTAGCATTCGTCTATCTCGCAGAATGTTGCCCACAGTTGAGCCGAGGTCGCTGGATAGGTATTCTCGTGGCAGCGTGTGCACTCGGCGGTGTTTACGCAGCACTCTTGGCTTGGGCAGTAGTACCTACAACAGGCGAAATGGTTGTTCTGGAGAATAAAGAACATTTCAGCGCTTGGCACCGTTTCTTGTTGTTATGTTGTCTACCGGCGTTGTGCTCTACAATCGGTCTTATCTTTCTCCCAGAAAGCCCAAGGTATCTCATAGAAGCTGGTCGGGATGTGGAAGCAATGATGGTTTATCAg aggatatataagaaaaataatgctcGGAAAGGTGCAACAGGTACCCAGTATCAGCTCTCTGAACTTGAACTTCCGAGTAAAAGACCTCGTGGTTTGGCACCACCGTCTCCTAGCAATCATACTAGTGTTTTGGCGGACATAATATATTCGATCGAAATG ttCTGGAATTCCTTTTTGGAATTATTTGCAATGCCTCATTTACGTGTAACTTTGATACTGTTGGTTATCTGGACCGCTGCTTCATTTAg TCTTTACGGTCTTATGATATGGTGTcctgaatatttaaaacttttgcGAGCAATGGAATACGAAGCTCATACTAAATGTTATGATAAAGAAGAATACAATGGTACAACATTTACTGGTTCTTGGGAAAATCGACAGTACaaaaattctacatttttGAACTGCAA atTTACTAAAATGGTATTCAGCCACGTCGATTTTGACAATTGTACCTTTCAAGCGGTAGAATTCAGTAGCATTAAATCTAGTAAAACCCACTTTAGAGACAGTATTATTGTATATTCGAA ATTTGTTGACACAGACTTATCTGCACAAGTTTTCACCAGATGTAAATTGGAGAATAATACGGAGTTAAGTTTAAGTGGATCTTGTCCAACTCTCGATCTCgattataacatttatattgaAGAAGCGTTGCATGCTCATCTTGTTGCTCAATTGGCTTTCGTGCCTGCTGCTGCGTTGACAGGTTTAGCACTTACTGTTCTCCAACGGCCAAAATTAATTG gtctctcactttttctttcttccgttGCCGCGTTATGTTTGATATTGATTCGTCAAAACAGTTCGGCAGTTCTTGGTTTTGACGGTGGTTTTACAGCTGTTTTCGCCGTTGGATGGACATCATTAACTTTGGTGACAGTAGAGAGCTTCCCCACACACTTAAG